A section of the Oryzias latipes chromosome 10, ASM223467v1 genome encodes:
- the limch1 gene encoding LIM and calponin homology domains-containing protein 1 isoform X7: MASPVADAGLSQQHPLNSAAGSAFQEAQKWIEAATGRSFGDKDFRGNLENGIFLCELLSSIKPGLVKKINRLPTPIAGLDNLTAFLRGCEELGLKGSQLFDPGDLQDTSTRPTAKGSDCSRRLKNVLITVYWLGRAANSFTSYSGPTLDLKEFEALLSQMQKEAEVTESPSLSIRDSGYIDCWDSERSDSLSPPRHGREDSFDSLDSFGSRSQQTPSPDVLAVRGSSDGRGSDSESDGLPNRKMPDIHKDDMLARRTSVTELRTAMPFNQYLPNKSNQSGYVPLALRKKKNNKEADGGGSWSTTTSPVGGSRPCSTPARSCSEELLAHSASVVTNNTINAAGGHQTDTHQQDAGGAGAKGGDTLAFQSLALTTSDFSVLPSAMATTSTGTSDTDRQKGMTLSERDDGKEEKPWLDFFLPATSMSMVDMHGEENRLQPHSQVRHEQMLNQYNQMKEEESHWQDDLARWKSRRRSISQDLIKKEEERKLMEQLLTGHVDISQRRRSIKTYREIVQDKEQREEELRLAYKQAKTPEEASAILHRYAQRFSVSEAVLERLQLPKLLDRSVSADPSFPISLSASPTTPDPFDEDPDGPLKYLRQHSAPTPKFTSTLEARIEEIPKEPPSQQRLHVRSRSSEPPSTRALSPKAVPLLSPKPYIQFRPAAAETRDSKTGRVLQVNGEDSIGAPHMKPQSEERETPHFQASPSSSGNKASDTSTHSDEGGRPSSTTASLTSCCSEAATQDIRQEHAIERSTPPSRPTSLPEKLQTPDGSFVETVGHPNAPLNTTDQQAPPAGLSPTLLPSHLVVDFTVEEKAKQEQQKTELTSENLSSLIRSEMHTQKNKPKTAAEPSQTETKLSLEASASFGYQPSRETPAEDAEKDQCKNEKYQREQEKLKEEWEKAQREVMEEERKYREEERRILEETVMPLTPRSSALPSPSRGELMSSSGAQDTIFQSQPEREHIQEVLEGQTRTTEENRRSDISTAEESSKAARSLVSQNSSQAESSGRQTPFPAQSSAPVKTPHVHTADSSRPSRPAGEQRNDLMGSSVGHSSPKPPAAADAQPPAPSRSVSGKKLCSSCTQPLGKGAAMIIETLSLYFHIHCFKCGLCKGQLGDTTTGTDVRIRNGLLNCHQCYIRSRSAGQPTTL; this comes from the exons GGGAAGTGACTGCAGTCGAAGGCTCAAAAAC GTTTTGATTACCGTCTACTGGCTTGGTCGTGCTGCCAACAGCTTCACCTCCTACAGTGGGCCAACACTGGACCTAAAAGAGTTTGAGGCCCTGCTGTCACAAATGCAAAAG GAGGCAGAGGTGACGGAAAGCCCAAGTCTCAGCATCCGGGACAGTGGCTATATCGACTGCTGGGACTCTGAGCGCAGTGACTCTCTGTCTCCGCCGCGTCACGGGCGCGAGGATTCATTTGACAGCCTGGACTCCTTTGGTTCCCGCTCACAGCAGACCCCATCGCCAGATGTCCTGGCTGTCCGCGGTAGTAGTGATG gccgTGGCAGTGACTCAGAGTCTGATGGCCTTCCGAACAGGAAGATGCCAGACATCCATAAGGATGACATGTTGGCGCGGCGAACATCAGTCACTGAGCTACGGACCGCCATGCCGTTCAACCAGTACCTGCCCAATAAGAGCAATCAGAGCGGATATGTGCCGCTGGCGCTCCGCAAGAAGAAGAACAACAAAGAAGCAGACGGAGGCGGAAGCTGGAGTACTACCACCTCACCTGTGGGGGGGAGTAGGCCTTGCAG TACTCCAGCCCGCTCATGCTCAGAGGAACTCCTTGCACATTCAGCATCTGTTGTAACAAACAACACCATCAACGCGGCTGGAGGACATCAGACGGATACACACCAACAGGATGCAGGAGGCGCAGGTGCAAAGGGAGGTGATACACTGGCTTTTCAGAGCCTGGCCTTGACTACTTCTGACTTCAGTGTGTTGCCCAGTGCCATGGCAACCACTTCAACGGGAACATCAGATACAGACCGACAAAAGGGAATGACACTAAGTGAGAGAGATGACGGAAAAGAAGAGAAACCTTGGTTGGACTTCTTTCTTCCAGCAAC GAGTATGAGTATGGTGGACATGCACGGTGAGGAAAATAGGCTGCAGCCACACAGTCAGGTGCGTCACGAGCAGATGCTCAACCAGTACAACCAGATGAAGGAAGAGGAAAGTCACTGGCAGGAT GACCTGGCCCGATGGAAAAGTCGTAGGAGGAGTATATCTCAGGATCTCAttaaaaaagaggaggagaggaaactGATGGAGCAGTTATTGACaggacatgtggacatttctcagaggaggagaagcaTCAAGACTTACAGAGAGATAGTCCAGGACAA GGAGCAGCGTGAGGAGGAGCTGCGACTGGCATACAAACAAGCTAAAACTCCAGAGGAAGCATCAGCCATCCTTCACCGTTATGCACAGCGTTTCTCCGTCAGTGAAGCCGTACTGGAACGCCTGCAGCTGCCAAAGCTCCTGGACCGCAGCGTGTCCGCTGACCCTTCCTTCCCAATCTCTCTGTCAGCCTCTCCCACAACTCCAGATCCTTTTGATGAAGACCCAGACGGGCCCTTGAAATATCTGCGACAACATTCAGCACCAACTCCAAAGTTTACGTCAACACTGGAGGCACGAATAGAAGAGATTCCCAAAGAGCCACCGTCCCAGCAGAGACTTCACGTCCGCTCTCGCTCATCGGAGCCGCCCTCAACCCGAGCCCTATCCCCCAAAGCTGTGCCTTTGCTCTCCCCCAAGCCTTACATCCAGTTCCGACCTGCTGCAGCTGAAACCAGGGACAGCAAG acagGACGTGTACTGCAGGTAAACGGTGAAGACAGCATTGGTGCTCCTCACATGAAGCCCCAGAGTGAGGAGAGAGAAACTCCTCACTTCCAGGCATCTCCCTCCTCGTCTGGAAACAAGGCTTCAGACACCTCAACCCACAGTGATGAAGGAGGGAGGCCGTCCTCGACAACGGCCTCTCTGACAAGCTGCTGCTCTGAGGCAGCTACCCAGGACATCCGCCAAGAGCACGCCATTGAGCGCTCCACACCTCCCAGCCGCCCTACTTCACTCCCAGAG AAGCTGCAAACGCCAGATGGAAGCTTTGTTGAGACTGTGGGTCACCCCAATGCACCGTTAAACACTACAGATCAACAAGCGCCACCTGCAGGTCTGAGTCCCACACTGCTCCCCTCACACCTTGTGGTGGATTTCACAGTGGAAGAAA AAGCCAAACAGGAGCAACAGAAAACTGAGCTCACCAGTGAAAATCTCTCAAGCCTGATCCggtcagaaatgcacacacagaaaaacaagccCAAAACCGCAGCG GAACCCTCACAAACAGAGACGAAGCTCAGCTTGGAAGCTTCAGCATCGTTTGGATATCAACCCTCGAGGGAAACTCCAGCAG AGGACGCAGAAAAGGATCAGTGCAAAAAT GAGAAGTACCAGCGAGAGCAGGAGAAGTTGAAGGAGGAGTGGGAGAAAGCGCAGAGGGAAGtcatggaggaggagaggaaataCCGTGAGGAG GAACGAAGGATACTGGAAGAAACGGTGATGCCGCTGACGCCCCGCTCATCAGCCTTGCCCTCGCCCAGCCGGGGGGAGCTAATGTCCTCCTCTGGGGCTCAGGACACAATCTTCCAGTCACAACCTGAGCGAGAACACATACAGGAAGTGCTGGAGGGGCAGACA AGAACCACAGAGGAGAACAGGAGGAGTGACATCAGCACCGCTGAGGAGAGCTCCAAAGCTGCCAGAAG CTTGGTGAGTCAGAACAGCAGTCAGGCAGAGAGTTCTGGTCGCCAAACACCTTTTCCAGCCCAGTCTTCAGCTCCAGTGAAGACGCCACATGTGCACACGGCAGACAGCAGCAGACCCAGCCGGCCTGCAGGAGAGCAAAG GAATGACCTGATGGGTTCTAGCGTAGGCCACAGCTCCCCAAAgcctcctgcagcagcagacgCTCAGCCTCCAGCGCCCAGCAG GTCTGTCAGTGGGAAGAAGCTGTGCTCCAGCTGCACTCAGCCATTAGGGAAAGGTGCAGCAATGATCATCGAGACTCTCAGTCTCTATTTCCACATCCACTGCTTCAAG TGTGGTCTGTGCAAAGGGCAGTTAGGCGACACAACCACCGGCACCGACGTCCGGATCAGAAACGGGCTCCTGAACTGCCACCAGTGCTACATCCGCTCCCGCT CGGCTGGACAGCCAACCACATTGTGA
- the limch1 gene encoding LIM and calponin homology domains-containing protein 1 isoform X9, producing MQKEAEVTESPSLSIRDSGYIDCWDSERSDSLSPPRHGREDSFDSLDSFGSRSQQTPSPDVLAVRGSSDGRGSDSESDGLPNRKMPDIHKDDMLARRTSVTELRTAMPFNQYLPNKSNQSGYVPLALRKKKNNKEADGGGSWSTTTSPVGGSRPCSTPARSCSEELLAHSASVVTNNTINAAGGHQTDTHQQDAGGAGAKGGDTLAFQSLALTTSDFSVLPSAMATTSTGTSDTDRQKGMTLSERDDGKEEKPWLDFFLPATSMSMVDMHGEENRLQPHSQVRHEQMLNQYNQMKEEESHWQDDLARWKSRRRSISQDLIKKEEERKLMEQLLTGHVDISQRRRSIKTYREIVQDKEQREEELRLAYKQAKTPEEASAILHRYAQRFSVSEAVLERLQLPKLLDRSVSADPSFPISLSASPTTPDPFDEDPDGPLKYLRQHSAPTPKFTSTLEARIEEIPKEPPSQQRLHVRSRSSEPPSTRALSPKAVPLLSPKPYIQFRPAAAETRDSKTGRVLQVNGEDSIGAPHMKPQSEERETPHFQASPSSSGNKASDTSTHSDEGGRPSSTTASLTSCCSEAATQDIRQEHAIERSTPPSRPTSLPEKLQTPDGSFVETVGHPNAPLNTTDQQAPPAGLSPTLLPSHLVVDFTVEEKAKQEQQKTELTSENLSSLIRSEMHTQKNKPKTAAEPSQTETKLSLEASASFGYQPSRETPADFEISVRSLQATSNPKLRWEFFALSEDAEKDQCKNVSVPVFPQAKREDRWSWDPDEERKRQERWQQEQEHMLQEKYQREQEKLKEEWEKAQREVMEEERKYREEERRILEETVMPLTPRSSALPSPSRGELMSSSGAQDTIFQSQPEREHIQEVLEGQTRTTEENRRSDISTAEESSKAARSLVSQNSSQAESSGRQTPFPAQSSAPVKTPHVHTADSSRPSRPAGEQRNDLMGSSVGHSSPKPPAAADAQPPAPSRSVSGKKLCSSCTQPLGKGAAMIIETLSLYFHIHCFKCGLCKGQLGDTTTGTDVRIRNGLLNCHQCYIRSRSAGQPTTL from the exons ATGCAAAAG GAGGCAGAGGTGACGGAAAGCCCAAGTCTCAGCATCCGGGACAGTGGCTATATCGACTGCTGGGACTCTGAGCGCAGTGACTCTCTGTCTCCGCCGCGTCACGGGCGCGAGGATTCATTTGACAGCCTGGACTCCTTTGGTTCCCGCTCACAGCAGACCCCATCGCCAGATGTCCTGGCTGTCCGCGGTAGTAGTGATG gccgTGGCAGTGACTCAGAGTCTGATGGCCTTCCGAACAGGAAGATGCCAGACATCCATAAGGATGACATGTTGGCGCGGCGAACATCAGTCACTGAGCTACGGACCGCCATGCCGTTCAACCAGTACCTGCCCAATAAGAGCAATCAGAGCGGATATGTGCCGCTGGCGCTCCGCAAGAAGAAGAACAACAAAGAAGCAGACGGAGGCGGAAGCTGGAGTACTACCACCTCACCTGTGGGGGGGAGTAGGCCTTGCAG TACTCCAGCCCGCTCATGCTCAGAGGAACTCCTTGCACATTCAGCATCTGTTGTAACAAACAACACCATCAACGCGGCTGGAGGACATCAGACGGATACACACCAACAGGATGCAGGAGGCGCAGGTGCAAAGGGAGGTGATACACTGGCTTTTCAGAGCCTGGCCTTGACTACTTCTGACTTCAGTGTGTTGCCCAGTGCCATGGCAACCACTTCAACGGGAACATCAGATACAGACCGACAAAAGGGAATGACACTAAGTGAGAGAGATGACGGAAAAGAAGAGAAACCTTGGTTGGACTTCTTTCTTCCAGCAAC GAGTATGAGTATGGTGGACATGCACGGTGAGGAAAATAGGCTGCAGCCACACAGTCAGGTGCGTCACGAGCAGATGCTCAACCAGTACAACCAGATGAAGGAAGAGGAAAGTCACTGGCAGGAT GACCTGGCCCGATGGAAAAGTCGTAGGAGGAGTATATCTCAGGATCTCAttaaaaaagaggaggagaggaaactGATGGAGCAGTTATTGACaggacatgtggacatttctcagaggaggagaagcaTCAAGACTTACAGAGAGATAGTCCAGGACAA GGAGCAGCGTGAGGAGGAGCTGCGACTGGCATACAAACAAGCTAAAACTCCAGAGGAAGCATCAGCCATCCTTCACCGTTATGCACAGCGTTTCTCCGTCAGTGAAGCCGTACTGGAACGCCTGCAGCTGCCAAAGCTCCTGGACCGCAGCGTGTCCGCTGACCCTTCCTTCCCAATCTCTCTGTCAGCCTCTCCCACAACTCCAGATCCTTTTGATGAAGACCCAGACGGGCCCTTGAAATATCTGCGACAACATTCAGCACCAACTCCAAAGTTTACGTCAACACTGGAGGCACGAATAGAAGAGATTCCCAAAGAGCCACCGTCCCAGCAGAGACTTCACGTCCGCTCTCGCTCATCGGAGCCGCCCTCAACCCGAGCCCTATCCCCCAAAGCTGTGCCTTTGCTCTCCCCCAAGCCTTACATCCAGTTCCGACCTGCTGCAGCTGAAACCAGGGACAGCAAG acagGACGTGTACTGCAGGTAAACGGTGAAGACAGCATTGGTGCTCCTCACATGAAGCCCCAGAGTGAGGAGAGAGAAACTCCTCACTTCCAGGCATCTCCCTCCTCGTCTGGAAACAAGGCTTCAGACACCTCAACCCACAGTGATGAAGGAGGGAGGCCGTCCTCGACAACGGCCTCTCTGACAAGCTGCTGCTCTGAGGCAGCTACCCAGGACATCCGCCAAGAGCACGCCATTGAGCGCTCCACACCTCCCAGCCGCCCTACTTCACTCCCAGAG AAGCTGCAAACGCCAGATGGAAGCTTTGTTGAGACTGTGGGTCACCCCAATGCACCGTTAAACACTACAGATCAACAAGCGCCACCTGCAGGTCTGAGTCCCACACTGCTCCCCTCACACCTTGTGGTGGATTTCACAGTGGAAGAAA AAGCCAAACAGGAGCAACAGAAAACTGAGCTCACCAGTGAAAATCTCTCAAGCCTGATCCggtcagaaatgcacacacagaaaaacaagccCAAAACCGCAGCG GAACCCTCACAAACAGAGACGAAGCTCAGCTTGGAAGCTTCAGCATCGTTTGGATATCAACCCTCGAGGGAAACTCCAGCAG ACTTTGAAATCAGTGTCAGGTCTCTGCAGGCAACCAGCAACCCTAAGTTACGCTGGGAGTTCTTCGCTCTGTCAG AGGACGCAGAAAAGGATCAGTGCAAAAAT GTTTCAGTGCCGGTATTTCCCCAGGCCAAGCGGGAAGACCGCTGGTCTTGGGACCCGGATGAGGAGCGAAAGCGTCAGGAAAGGTGGCAGCAAGAGCAGGAGCACATGCTGCAG GAGAAGTACCAGCGAGAGCAGGAGAAGTTGAAGGAGGAGTGGGAGAAAGCGCAGAGGGAAGtcatggaggaggagaggaaataCCGTGAGGAG GAACGAAGGATACTGGAAGAAACGGTGATGCCGCTGACGCCCCGCTCATCAGCCTTGCCCTCGCCCAGCCGGGGGGAGCTAATGTCCTCCTCTGGGGCTCAGGACACAATCTTCCAGTCACAACCTGAGCGAGAACACATACAGGAAGTGCTGGAGGGGCAGACA AGAACCACAGAGGAGAACAGGAGGAGTGACATCAGCACCGCTGAGGAGAGCTCCAAAGCTGCCAGAAG CTTGGTGAGTCAGAACAGCAGTCAGGCAGAGAGTTCTGGTCGCCAAACACCTTTTCCAGCCCAGTCTTCAGCTCCAGTGAAGACGCCACATGTGCACACGGCAGACAGCAGCAGACCCAGCCGGCCTGCAGGAGAGCAAAG GAATGACCTGATGGGTTCTAGCGTAGGCCACAGCTCCCCAAAgcctcctgcagcagcagacgCTCAGCCTCCAGCGCCCAGCAG GTCTGTCAGTGGGAAGAAGCTGTGCTCCAGCTGCACTCAGCCATTAGGGAAAGGTGCAGCAATGATCATCGAGACTCTCAGTCTCTATTTCCACATCCACTGCTTCAAG TGTGGTCTGTGCAAAGGGCAGTTAGGCGACACAACCACCGGCACCGACGTCCGGATCAGAAACGGGCTCCTGAACTGCCACCAGTGCTACATCCGCTCCCGCT CGGCTGGACAGCCAACCACATTGTGA